Proteins from a genomic interval of Spiroplasma diminutum CUAS-1:
- a CDS encoding riboflavin kinase, whose translation MMKNNTITFFYNNMTMIMLHLENSVGLIADFENWSEKEDKQINNLKEIARESNLKTTLFVLSTREMNFGLWNAENIIEKAQNNEIDYVVFYQWNPMMDHMSDLDIYQNMQSFLNIKKVIIANDFVNKEALRFSCEFISNNWKENAILINSQEGNDLKENLLLLNQSNFKEFENKNKLAYKFNSRVNEGKKLGRTIGFPTINLITEEKLPLTYGVYACYVYIDHLEKTFIGSGCYWTNELNQDVFEIFLTDFDQEIYDWKVIVTPVEKLRDNVKVNSLDELKELLRKDIENTLKVLK comes from the coding sequence ATGATGAAGAATAATACAATAACTTTTTTTTACAATAACATGACAATGATCATGTTACATCTTGAAAATTCAGTTGGTTTAATAGCTGATTTTGAAAATTGAAGTGAAAAAGAAGATAAACAAATAAATAATTTAAAAGAAATTGCAAGAGAATCAAATTTAAAAACAACTCTTTTTGTTTTATCAACAAGAGAAATGAATTTTGGTTTATGAAACGCAGAGAATATAATTGAAAAAGCTCAAAATAATGAAATTGATTATGTTGTTTTTTATCAATGAAACCCGATGATGGATCATATGAGTGATTTAGATATTTATCAAAATATGCAAAGTTTCTTAAATATTAAAAAAGTAATTATTGCAAATGATTTTGTAAATAAAGAAGCTTTAAGATTTTCTTGTGAATTTATTTCAAATAATTGAAAAGAAAATGCAATTTTAATAAATTCACAAGAAGGAAACGATTTGAAAGAAAATTTATTGCTTTTAAATCAAAGTAATTTTAAAGAATTTGAAAATAAAAATAAATTAGCATATAAATTTAATTCGAGAGTAAATGAAGGAAAAAAACTTGGAAGAACTATTGGTTTTCCAACAATTAATCTTATTACAGAAGAAAAATTACCATTAACTTATGGTGTATATGCATGTTATGTTTATATTGATCATTTGGAAAAAACTTTTATTGGATCAGGGTGCTATTGAACAAATGAATTAAATCAAGATGTTTTTGAAATCTTTTTAACTGATTTTGATCAAGAAATATATGATTGAAAAGTTATAGTAACTCCAGTTGAAAAATTAAGAGATAACGTTAAAGTAAATAGTTTAGATGAATTAAAAGAATTACTTAGAAAAGATATTGAAAATACTTTGAAAGTTTTAAAATAA
- a CDS encoding deoxyribonuclease IV, with the protein MNEKSELNMEKPKFYLGSHVGMNAANNYLLGSALETIENGANTLMFFTGAPQNTRRTETSKLNIKEFKQTLIDNNIDIDKVICHGPYTINLANTVKQDTFDLGVRLLKEELLRLEEIGVHTLVLHPGAAVGAPRALALESVAKGLNVVYKELPNTPVRVALETMSGKGTEVCITFEEIKSVLDLVEAKDKVGVCFDTCHMHDAGYDVKNNFDKVVEEFDKIVGLDKLMAIHLNDSKNPISNHKDRHENIGYGYIGFDSLAKVVHNPLFKEIPIVLETPWIDGKVSPYKIEIEMIKNNTFTNPFKDKEIK; encoded by the coding sequence ATGAATGAAAAGAGCGAATTAAATATGGAAAAACCAAAATTTTACTTAGGCAGTCATGTTGGAATGAATGCTGCAAATAATTACTTACTAGGAAGTGCACTTGAAACCATTGAAAATGGGGCAAATACACTTATGTTTTTTACAGGAGCTCCTCAAAATACAAGAAGAACAGAAACAAGTAAATTAAATATTAAAGAATTTAAACAAACATTAATTGATAATAATATTGATATTGATAAAGTAATTTGTCACGGTCCTTATACAATTAATCTTGCAAACACAGTAAAACAAGATACATTTGATCTTGGTGTAAGACTTTTAAAAGAAGAATTGCTTAGACTTGAAGAAATTGGTGTGCACACTCTTGTATTACACCCAGGAGCAGCTGTGGGGGCTCCTAGGGCACTTGCTTTAGAAAGTGTGGCAAAAGGTTTAAATGTGGTCTATAAAGAGTTACCTAACACTCCTGTAAGGGTTGCATTAGAAACAATGTCAGGAAAAGGTACAGAGGTTTGTATAACTTTTGAAGAAATTAAATCAGTTTTAGATTTAGTTGAAGCAAAAGATAAAGTAGGGGTATGTTTTGATACTTGTCATATGCATGATGCAGGCTATGATGTAAAAAACAACTTTGATAAAGTAGTTGAAGAGTTTGATAAAATTGTTGGTTTGGATAAATTAATGGCAATTCACTTAAATGATAGTAAAAATCCAATATCAAATCATAAAGATCGCCATGAAAACATTGGATATGGTTATATTGGATTTGATTCACTTGCAAAAGTGGTACATAATCCATTATTTAAAGAAATTCCAATTGTTTTAGAAACACCATGAATTGATGGAAAAGTAAGTCCTTATAAAATTGAAATTGAAATGATTAAAAATAATACATTTACAAATCCTTTTAAAGATAAAGAAATAAAATAA
- a CDS encoding lipoprotein, producing MKKLLTILTGFTITLAPVSQIVSCKITENNTYSKSSDIEKFWLYKSQNTVVFSESSDDETDKNYINNEIKKLISFNFKNQEEVNDELDINLDNEVNGEKLDDKIEFEFYSTANEKTIIGDTSKLKEYLVKEFGIDDILTTKSLYFKYKLKVETESKFNSTFLEIKFTNKPKMKENVFKDKALLTESKINTYFFNDLQAIIKEKGGTFNKSLLDNKNKAEIVFFIKGILDSIKDINDKKVEISNSIEWVKNTNKHTANARPMEWSSLTPEETLYELILNSNEITEPQKSFIDFTDKIYKEKKFANSDFATWLGLTGKTFVVG from the coding sequence ATGAAAAAATTACTTACAATTTTAACTGGATTTACTATAACACTAGCACCAGTTAGTCAAATAGTTAGTTGTAAAATAACAGAAAATAATACTTATAGTAAATCAAGTGATATAGAAAAATTTTGATTATATAAGTCTCAAAATACTGTAGTTTTTAGTGAAAGTTCTGATGACGAAACTGATAAAAATTACATCAACAATGAAATAAAAAAATTAATTTCATTTAATTTTAAAAATCAAGAAGAAGTTAATGATGAATTAGACATTAATTTGGATAATGAAGTTAATGGAGAAAAATTAGATGATAAAATTGAGTTTGAATTTTATTCAACAGCAAATGAAAAAACAATTATTGGAGATACTTCAAAATTAAAGGAATATTTAGTAAAGGAATTTGGAATAGATGATATTCTAACAACAAAGAGTTTATATTTTAAATATAAACTTAAAGTAGAAACTGAATCTAAATTTAATTCAACATTTTTAGAAATTAAATTTACAAACAAACCTAAAATGAAAGAAAATGTTTTTAAAGATAAAGCTTTATTAACAGAGAGTAAAATTAATACTTATTTTTTTAATGACTTACAAGCAATAATCAAAGAAAAAGGTGGGACTTTTAATAAAAGTCTATTGGACAATAAAAATAAAGCAGAAATAGTATTTTTTATTAAAGGTATTTTAGATTCAATTAAAGATATAAATGATAAAAAAGTTGAAATTTCAAATAGTATTGAGTGAGTTAAAAATACAAATAAGCACACTGCTAATGCTAGACCAATGGAATGAAGTTCATTAACTCCAGAAGAAACATTATATGAACTTATTTTAAATAGCAATGAAATTACAGAACCTCAAAAGTCATTTATAGATTTTACAGATAAAATTTATAAGGAAAAAAAATTTGCAAATTCAGATTTTGCAACTTGGTTAGGATTAACAGGCAAAACTTTTGTTGTGGGATAG
- a CDS encoding transcription antitermination protein NusB, with protein MEKSISKLKKRRRMTIQILYRLFLLDENVNKIKQEILDGFQLESFDEEINDYIFEILENIYEYKEIISNLLPELWSWTRLPKVIQSILINAVYEIKKEITPKPVVVNESIELTREYLPSFDTSFINGLIDNVK; from the coding sequence ATGGAAAAATCAATTAGTAAATTAAAAAAGCGAAGAAGAATGACAATTCAAATCTTATATCGTCTTTTTTTATTGGACGAAAATGTAAACAAAATTAAACAAGAGATATTAGATGGATTTCAATTAGAATCCTTTGACGAAGAAATAAATGATTATATTTTTGAAATTTTAGAAAACATTTATGAGTATAAAGAAATAATTTCAAATTTACTCCCTGAACTTTGATCATGAACAAGATTACCAAAGGTAATACAATCAATTTTAATTAATGCAGTATATGAAATAAAAAAAGAAATAACTCCAAAGCCAGTTGTTGTAAATGAAAGTATTGAATTAACTCGTGAGTACTTACCAAGTTTTGACACTTCTTTTATAAATGGATTGATAGATAACGTTAAATAG
- the xseA gene encoding exodeoxyribonuclease VII large subunit: MTEMIFKITDFADMLKEYVEDSNTFKNVNVKGEVANLTHNKSGHIYFSLKDSQAKIDCAIWKTNAFKFLDLNIKEGTEVITKGTLSYYKPTGKITFTVYDIRVDGVGELSLLYDKRYKELKEQGWFLDEFKKSIPKFPKNIGIVTAATGDAVRDLITTIKRRYPLVNVFLFPSLVQGEGAAKDIANKIKQANNFKISLDTLIVGRGGGSYEDLWAFNEMEVLSAIRESNIPIISGVGHEPDITLADYVADFRASTPTAAGEKATPDKESVTQALSTKTNEFVSVLKNKIEKINFEIDSQYSKLNNSIKNKLINLKDNFSNLSTNFNSIITNKLNYINKNFENNIDIWKRSLINKFDKYKVEIKNFEEKMKLQSPYLPLEKGYSILKQNNDVIKFKKDINPNKKITAVLIDGEIEMKLEKEN, encoded by the coding sequence ATGACTGAAATGATTTTTAAAATAACTGACTTTGCAGATATGTTAAAAGAGTATGTTGAAGATTCAAATACTTTTAAAAATGTAAATGTAAAAGGAGAAGTTGCAAACTTAACTCATAATAAAAGTGGTCATATTTATTTTTCATTAAAAGATAGTCAAGCAAAAATTGATTGTGCAATTTGAAAAACAAATGCTTTTAAATTTTTAGATCTAAATATTAAAGAGGGAACAGAAGTTATTACGAAGGGAACTTTATCATATTATAAACCAACAGGTAAAATAACTTTTACAGTTTATGATATTAGAGTTGATGGAGTTGGTGAACTTTCTCTTCTATATGACAAAAGATATAAAGAGTTAAAAGAGCAAGGTTGATTTCTCGATGAGTTTAAAAAGTCTATTCCAAAATTTCCAAAAAATATTGGAATAGTTACAGCTGCAACTGGAGATGCAGTTAGAGATTTAATAACAACTATTAAAAGAAGATATCCATTAGTAAATGTATTTTTATTTCCTTCACTTGTTCAAGGAGAAGGTGCTGCAAAAGATATTGCAAATAAAATAAAACAAGCAAATAATTTTAAAATTTCTTTAGATACTTTAATAGTTGGTAGAGGCGGAGGAAGTTACGAAGATCTTTGAGCATTTAATGAAATGGAAGTTTTAAGTGCAATTAGAGAAAGTAATATTCCAATAATTAGCGGTGTTGGTCATGAACCAGATATAACTCTTGCAGATTACGTTGCAGATTTTAGAGCTTCAACTCCAACTGCAGCTGGTGAAAAAGCAACACCAGATAAAGAAAGTGTAACTCAAGCTCTTTCTACAAAAACAAATGAGTTTGTATCAGTATTAAAAAATAAAATAGAAAAAATTAATTTTGAAATTGATAGTCAATATTCTAAATTAAATAATTCTATAAAAAATAAATTGATAAATTTAAAAGATAACTTTTCAAATTTATCAACAAACTTTAATTCTATAATTACAAATAAATTAAATTACATTAATAAAAACTTTGAAAACAATATAGATATTTGAAAAAGAAGTTTAATAAATAAATTTGATAAATATAAAGTTGAAATAAAAAACTTTGAAGAAAAAATGAAATTACAAAGTCCTTACTTACCTTTGGAAAAAGGTTATTCAATTTTGAAACAAAATAATGATGTTATCAAATTCAAAAAAGATATCAATCCTAATAAAAAAATTACAGCAGTATTAATTGATGGTGAAATAGAAATGAAATTAGAAAAGGAAAATTAA
- the xseB gene encoding exodeoxyribonuclease VII small subunit gives MSTKNFNELLDEIKNISNKLNDSSTSMEESIELFKKGTEMIKEAKDQLNNLEGEVKKVLENNETTNF, from the coding sequence ATGAGTACAAAAAACTTTAATGAATTATTAGATGAAATAAAAAATATTTCAAATAAATTAAATGATTCTTCGACATCAATGGAAGAATCTATTGAATTATTTAAAAAGGGAACTGAAATGATTAAAGAAGCTAAAGATCAATTAAATAACTTAGAAGGTGAAGTTAAAAAAGTTCTTGAAAATAATGAAACAACTAATTTTTAA
- a CDS encoding glucosamine-6-phosphate deaminase encodes MKIIKTNDYEEMSIKTLDVFIETINNCKNQNRINVAITGGRTPLMFYKMLIENLNRIEILEKVHFYNFDEIPLKDDLSTGLTFKDLDELFYTPGKINSNNIHQMNFLNWKDFIKQLNADGGLDLVLLGIGIDGHFCGNLSGVTKFGDSTREISMIDTQNNISVPKLDTEKFHEKYVTMGPREIMQSKNILMIANGEAKANVIDQILNGPVVEQVPSSLLTLHPNFTLIIDKEANSKANI; translated from the coding sequence ATGAAAATAATAAAAACAAATGATTATGAGGAAATGAGTATAAAAACTTTGGATGTTTTTATTGAAACTATAAATAATTGTAAAAATCAAAATAGAATAAATGTAGCTATTACTGGAGGAAGAACTCCCTTAATGTTTTATAAAATGCTGATTGAAAATTTGAACAGAATAGAAATATTAGAAAAAGTTCACTTTTATAATTTTGATGAAATACCTTTGAAAGATGATCTATCAACTGGATTAACTTTCAAAGATTTGGATGAATTATTCTATACACCAGGGAAAATAAATTCTAATAATATTCATCAAATGAATTTTCTAAATTGAAAAGATTTCATAAAACAATTGAATGCTGATGGTGGTTTAGATCTTGTTCTTTTAGGTATTGGAATTGATGGACACTTTTGTGGTAATTTATCAGGAGTAACAAAATTTGGAGATAGTACAAGAGAAATATCTATGATAGATACTCAAAATAATATTAGTGTTCCTAAATTGGATACTGAAAAGTTTCATGAAAAGTATGTAACAATGGGACCAAGAGAAATTATGCAATCAAAAAATATTCTTATGATTGCAAATGGTGAAGCAAAAGCAAATGTAATTGATCAAATTTTAAATGGACCTGTAGTTGAACAAGTTCCCTCTTCACTACTAACATTACATCCTAACTTTACTTTAATAATTGATAAAGAAGCTAATTCAAAAGCTAACATTTAA